In a genomic window of Rhodothermales bacterium:
- a CDS encoding KOW motif-containing protein, whose translation MYRSIERTIPREPYLFPSSFRLKRESTSNRERTCSQRCLGYTAEPFKSRPPREPPESPLKNGDPCRVVAGTHAGKSGTVRDVHTSKTCAVTITVVQADGVRFKSLAKNVARANEQGD comes from the coding sequence TTGTACCGCAGTATCGAGAGGACCATCCCCCGTGAGCCATACCTGTTTCCATCGTCTTTCCGGCTAAAGCGGGAATCGACAAGCAACCGCGAACGGACGTGCTCACAACGTTGCCTGGGCTACACGGCGGAGCCCTTCAAAAGCCGGCCCCCAAGAGAGCCCCCTGAATCCCCCCTCAAAAACGGCGACCCCTGCCGTGTGGTCGCCGGCACCCACGCCGGCAAATCCGGCACCGTGCGCGACGTCCACACGAGCAAAACCTGCGCGGTCACCATCACAGTCGTCCAGGCGGACGGGGTGCGGTTTAAGTCACTCGCGAAAAACGTGGCGCGGGCAAATGAGCAGGGTGACTGA
- a CDS encoding DUF4258 domain-containing protein: protein MDTILNSVRKAAAKKILYLPHAIIQMSRPDRMISSDEIEAIIWNGEVIEDYPEDNRGHSCLMLGSVERAIHVVCAPKQEYLAVITAYIPDKASWSSDFKRRVV from the coding sequence TTGGATACCATTCTAAACAGCGTCCGAAAAGCCGCTGCGAAGAAAATCCTCTACCTGCCCCATGCAATCATCCAAATGAGTCGGCCGGATCGCATGATCAGCTCGGATGAGATCGAGGCCATCATCTGGAATGGTGAGGTCATCGAGGACTATCCGGAGGATAACCGGGGGCATAGCTGCTTGATGCTTGGTTCGGTTGAAAGGGCGATCCATGTAGTCTGCGCCCCGAAACAAGAGTACCTTGCCGTCATAACAGCCTATATACCTGATAAAGCAAGCTGGTCATCGGACTTTAAACGGAGGGTGGTATGA